Proteins found in one Triticum aestivum cultivar Chinese Spring chromosome 4D, IWGSC CS RefSeq v2.1, whole genome shotgun sequence genomic segment:
- the LOC123097888 gene encoding beta-glucuronosyltransferase GlcAT14B → MRKHLPQASRHRWMRSLLLALPILSLPILYAALGPARTQQPPSPPRLGGRQQQQQPPPPPPRLAYLISGGPGDGQRIRRLLWALYHPWNYYLVGVSGVEERADLEAFVRGEEAPRRYGNVRVAAAGEWPVVSRRGPTELAATLHGAALLLREFDGWSWFINLSASDYPLMPQDDLLHIFSYLPRDLNFIDHTSNIGWKEHQRARPIIVDPALQISNKTEVLTTKEKRSMPSAFKIFVGSSWVILSRSFLEFCILGWDNLPRTLLMYFTNFLSSSEGYFHTVICNSKYYQNTTINNDLRFMAWDNPPRTHPLNLTAEYFDAMANSGLPFAHSFTRDDPVLDMIDTELLRRAPDRFTPGGWCLGSPVGGKDPCAFFGRSFVLRPIKGSGKLEKLLLKLLEPDNFRPKQCI, encoded by the exons ATGAGGAAGCACCTGCCGCAGGCGAGCCGCCACAGGTGGATGCGCTCGCTGCTGCTCGCGCTCCCGATCCTCTCGCTCCCGATCCTCTACGCCGCGCTCGGGCCGGCGCGCACGCAgcagccgccctccccgccgcggctCGGGggcaggcagcagcagcagcagccgcccccgccgccgcccaggCTGGCGTACCTCATCTCGGGCGGCCCCGGCGACGGCCAGCGGATCCGCCGGCTCCTGTGGGCGCTCTACCACCCCTGGAACTACTACCTCGTCGGGGTCTCGGGGGTGGAGGAGCGCGCGGATCTCGAGGCCTTCGTGCGCGGCGAGGAGGCGCCGCGGAGGTACGGCAACGTCCGGGTCGCGGCGGCGGGGGAGTGGCCCGTGGTCTCGCGCCGGGGCCCCACCGAGCTAGCCGCCACGCTGCACGGTGCCGCCCTGCTGCTCAGGGAGTTCGACGGGTGGAGCTGGTTCATCAATCTCAGCGCCTCCGACTACCCGCTCATGCCCCAAGATG ACCTCCTTCATATCTTCTCATATCTTCCAAGAGATCTGAACTTTATCGACCACACAAGCAATATTGGTTGGAAGGA GCATCAAAGGGCTAGACCAATCATCGTGGATCCAGCATTGCAGATCTCAAACAAAACTGAGGTTCTGACAACAAAGGAGAAAAGAAGCATGCCTTCAGCTTTCAAAATATTTGTAG GTTCGTCGTGGGTAATATTGAGCCGATCATTCCTGGAGTTCTGCATATTGGGATGGGACAACCTTCCTCGCACGCTGCTCATGTACTTCACCAATTTCCTGTCGTCCTCGGAGGGATACTTCCACACGGTGATCTGCAACTCAAAGTACTACCAGAACACCACCATCAACAATGATCTCCGTTTCATGGCGTGGGACAACCCCCCTCGGACGCACCCTCTCAACCTGACAGCCGAGTACTTCGACGCAATGGCGAACAGCGGGCTGCCATTTGCGCACTCTTTCACGCGTGACGATCCGGTCCTGGATATGATTGACACTGAGCTGTTGAGGCGAGCGCCCGACCGCTTCACACCAGGTGGATGGTGCCTGGGTAGCCCGGTGGGTGGCAAAGACCCCTGTGCCTTTTTCGGAAGGTCGTTTGTTCTCAGGCCGATTAAAGGTTCGGGGAAGCTAGAGAAGTTGTTGTTGAAACTTTTGGAACCTGACAACTTCAGGCCTAAACAGTGTATATAA